CCTTTGTTGTTAATTTACCTAATGACCTTTTTTAAATGTATAGGGTTGTATAATCAGCGAGAAATGTGGATACCTGCATATGTGAAGCATATTTTTTGGGCGGGGATGCAGACGACTCAGAGGGTTGAGAGTATTAACAGTTTCTTCGACGGGTACTTGAAGAAGAATACGAGATTATATTAGTTTTCTCCTAGGTACTGCAAGGCCATGGAAAGTAGGGCCAATGATGAAAAAGCTGCTGATGTGAACTGCTGTCGTTTTACTCGGTCTTTGGTTGGAGAGTTTGCTGTGGAGAGGAAGTTCCAGAAACTATATACGGATGCGAAGTTCGTTGAAGTCCAGATCCAATGTATGCGGGTATGTTACGTAACACCTATTACTTCGAAAGTAGTTTCTGATgtggaggttgagcatacggtgTCTGACAAAGTATGGGTATGGTCCAAGTTCTTGAGAAAGGAAATATCTTTGGCAGGCCGGAAGCGTATATACGTCGTGATGTTCAACAAGGAGACCTCATTTGCAAAGTGTGACTGCAAACATTTCGAGTGCCACGGCATTATGTGTAGGCACATCATTAAGGTGTTGGACATGGAGGATGTGGAAAATGTGCCTGCTGGATATATAGTTGACCGATGGAGGAAAGATATACAACGCAAGCACACTCTTGTGAAGGTTGCTTATCACGATCCCGAGAAAACAGAAGAAGTTAAGCGCTATGACCGGATTATGAATGCGGTGGAACCTGCTGCCCTCCGTGGATCACTTTCCAAGCAGAAGCTGGATTTGGTCATAGAAGGTATTATGAATATTGTGTTACGTCTTGATGAGAGTGATGCTCTTTCAGCAGTTGGTGATAACGAAGCTGGTGCACTGACTTCCGGGGGGAACAGGATGGCGATTGTTGGTCCTACGACACCAGGCTCCGTTAACAAACCTCCAAACAGCGTTGGGGATGATACTACCACACTTACCCCCCCTGTTATGGTTAAAGATCCTGTTCCACGCGGTGGTTTAAAGGCTCACAGGACTCGTGAAAAAGATTTTTACAACCAGGTGAGAATAAAAACCCCGCAAGGAAGCAAGTCAGGAAAAACTAGAGTGTTGTACCACAAGACTTTCCAGAAACCAGCAATTGTCAGAACACTTGCCTTCCTCAACACAACTACGTGCAGCCGCCAAACACCTTCCATCCTGGTTGGGGATCCCACGATCAATATGTGAGTGAATCACATACGCTACAAATTAAACTTAAACAAATATTGATGTGAGTTTGTGATATTCTATTTAAACAAATATTGATTTGAGTTTGTGATATTTCCAGGGGTATAGTGCTGATTACCCGCCTCAAATGGCTGGGCAAGTAAGGGGGACTATGGTATACCCTCAGCAGAACTACAACAATGGGGTATCTGTTCAAcagtttcaggtgatttttttTGTGTCCTTTTGTACCACTCATGTTATTAAATGTTTATTAACCGTCAACAACATTTAGCTTGTATTTATTAG
This sequence is a window from Spinacia oleracea cultivar Varoflay chromosome 1, BTI_SOV_V1, whole genome shotgun sequence. Protein-coding genes within it:
- the LOC110791151 gene encoding protein FAR1-RELATED SEQUENCE 6-like; this translates as MESRANDEKAADVNCCRFTRSLVGEFAVERKFQKLYTDAKFVEVQIQCMRVCYVTPITSKVVSDVEVEHTVSDKVWVWSKFLRKEISLAGRKRIYVVMFNKETSFAKCDCKHFECHGIMCRHIIKVLDMEDVENVPAGYIVDRWRKDIQRKHTLVKVAYHDPEKTEEVKRYDRIMNAVEPAALRGSLSKQKLDLVIEGIMNIVLRLDESDALSAVGDNEAGALTSGGNRMAIVGPTTPGSVNKPPNSVGDDTTTLTPPVMVKDPVPRGENKNPARKQVRKN